In the Cicer arietinum cultivar CDC Frontier isolate Library 1 unplaced genomic scaffold, Cicar.CDCFrontier_v2.0 Ca_scaffold_5699_v2.0, whole genome shotgun sequence genome, GGGACATAAACCTAACTCGGTAAAAAAAGAAatgcaaaaagaaaatattcctcaaatcaTGCACTTCCACTAAAAGGGTTTTGAAAGACCCAGTCTACAACAAATTTTACTAAAACTGAAATGCAAATCACCTAGATTCAGGAACGGTGTTGGATTCTGCTTTCTGAGCAACCTCTGCATGTCTATATGGGGGCGGATCCTGATCCCTTTTTGGTAAAGTATTAGTCCTATTTGGTTGTGAACTAGGTTGACTTACTTGGACAACTTGAGCTCTTTGAGGAAATTGCACACCAGCACTctgtaaaaattaaaacaatttagcATATACAGAGGGAAGTAGAAATGCCctagctgtctataatccaggTATAAAGCAGGttcaaaaaaattgttcatTAGAAAATTGAGAGACTCTCGTTGTCTGATTTCCAGAATATTTACAAACGATTACCCAAATTCAGCATATCGAGTTAGCACTTAGCACCGACTATCCTGTTCGGATATGAAGCCAAAAGAAATGCATGCTATATCAGCCTTTTCTATTTATGAGCCATCTAGTAAAAAAGAACCTCATATATCCTCACTCAGAACCTTATATATCAAACAACCTAGATTGGAGCCACCTACCACCAAATCATAATATGCCTTATAATACTGTGGAAACTTTCCAGAAGCCCCACCAAGGGATGTTTGTGTTGCATCTAGTAGGAGAAATATTCGCTCCCTGACAGGCAAATCTGACTGAAAGCAAAGAAAAAAACCAAAGAGAGTAAGGAAAAATAACATCGGCAACAGATAATATCACAATAGTCTATGTGGAGAAAAAATCACCTTTTTCTTTACAATTTTCACAAGAATAGGAATTATTTCTGCATCAATCACCTGCTGATGAATATGATCTCCTATGTTGTTCATCAACATTTCAAGCAACTAGAAAAATCAACAGATGAAATATTAGTTAGTAGAAGAAGACCAATGCATGAATGCAAACACGGCAAAGTTCAAGAAAAGAAAGTCCTGTAAATAATCTTCTGTTTCGGgtacaatgaaaaatatttgggGCAAGCTACCTTCATAATAAAGTCATTATACTCACCATGACAGCATAAAGTTGAGTATTGGGGTTCTTGTTACCCAGTCTCTTTTTTATAGCTTTAACAACATCTTTGGCTTTCCTGAACATtagtaaaacaaaatgaaagtatTAACAGCAACATCACTAGAGCCTTGGAATATTCTAGCACATTATTGAGTTCAAAATCAAGTAAAAGACCAGCCAGGCACAAGCATCGATCATTTCGCAGTGTTGAACAAGTACCATAAATAACAGATTTTGAATCGCAACTTAAGTTAGCACCAAATATCAGTTGTTTGCTAACTAGTCGAACGCTTCTAATTTAAATTATCCTTCTGAAAACTAAACCGAAGTGACAAGCACACATAATGCAATTAATTGGAGTAAGAAAACAAAAGCATCATTCTTCGGGACTATCTTCCAATAATAAAGAAATACCCACTAAGCCATTAGGCATAGTTCAAGTGGTAAGGGTAGTATGTACCGTAGTAGTGA is a window encoding:
- the LOC101498403 gene encoding TOM1-like protein 5 isoform X1, which produces MAAELVNAATSEKLAEIDWMKNIEISELVARDQRKAKDVVKAIKKRLGNKNPNTQLYAVMLLEMLMNNIGDHIHQQVIDAEIIPILVKIVKKKSDLPVRERIFLLLDATQTSLGGASGKFPQYYKAYYDLVSAGVQFPQRAQVVQVSQPSSQPNRTNTLPKRDQDPPPYRHAEVAQKAESNTVPESR
- the LOC101498403 gene encoding TOM1-like protein 5 isoform X2, coding for MLVPGWKAKDVVKAIKKRLGNKNPNTQLYAVMLLEMLMNNIGDHIHQQVIDAEIIPILVKIVKKKSDLPVRERIFLLLDATQTSLGGASGKFPQYYKAYYDLVSAGVQFPQRAQVVQVSQPSSQPNRTNTLPKRDQDPPPYRHAEVAQKAESNTVPESR